From Triticum aestivum cultivar Chinese Spring chromosome 4A, IWGSC CS RefSeq v2.1, whole genome shotgun sequence, a single genomic window includes:
- the LOC123088062 gene encoding disease resistance protein Pik-2, which translates to MEATVLSVGKSAVKGALGYAQSAIAAEVALQLGVQRDQAFIRDELDMMQAFLMAAHGEQDDGKVVGTWVKQVRDLGYDVEDCLQDLAVRLEKPSWWRFLRTLLDRRHVAKQMKDLREKVEDVSQRNLRYRLIRGPAAAADSKQVATTAEQNLAGSATMFGIDEARRAMKRDRPRVDLAQLINGEGKDLRVIAVWGTCGVLGQASVIRKVYDDADKFECRAWIKLTHPFDPIMFMRNIMRQFYGCSFPELATTEGQSCQERATTVGAHVLKKMLTIKQEDLVDEFNEHVNNKSYLIVLNDLCTIEDWDWIKTYFPVNDNGNRIIVATQQVEVASLCVGKKCQVSELKQLSADQTLYVFYNKGPQGGTYSMKPESSSSTYSTCNSSIVPSSEIPTGDQATDAAGGKNAMPRRSLTRIMSMTAALEKSLVVGREAEKSHILELISDASSKEFQVISVWGMGGLGKTALVTDIYQSQKLGGAFKKRACVTVMKPFNREEHLRRLVMQLDVEASEEYDTMHSLGSAQNKLPRPAEELKYELERLLKEKRCLIVFDDLSSTTEWDLISGDLPQTKNASRIIVTTREVSIANYCSKKKQENVCRLESLKEKHALDLFTKKVFKENEDLHRHYPELVEQAEQILKKCNGLPLAIVAIGGFLANQPKTTMEWRKLNENLSSELEMIPELDTIRTVLLKSYNGLPYHLKACFLYLAIFPEDYKISLRRLVRRWIAEGYSREVRGKSAHEVAESYFMDLISRSMILPSQLSSHSRKEIDSCQLHDIIRDISISKSAEENLVFRLEEGCGLNNQGTTRHLCVSSNWKGDRSEFEGMVDLSRVRSITIFGKWRPFFISDKMRLLRVLDLEGTSGLVDHHLKHIGKLFHLRYLSLRECHGIYHLPSSLGNLRQLQTLDVTGTYIIKLPKTIIKLRKLQHLRARGVGNNDDCPEYPEEVPDIMRNKLCMLTSSSVGFCVACCAPHLLKECMGIDGDTNRRDVCTACCCTYLPMQVTRRSRRGVAVPRGIHKLKALHTLGIVNISRRKAALREVARLTGLRKLGVTGINDSNGGELCSALSNLSSLETLLVQSEGKPGLFGCLDALSTPPEKLESLKLYGNLVRLPAWINGGLLTNLAKLKLRSSRISDHDATIQVLGSLPNLAILRLRKDSFEGEEVHLHFRWGESFPSLMVLELSSPGKLKSVEFQKGATPKLELLQYYDQPDHDQEDLVSKENDDQFEEAPSIWLFSGLAYLGRLKKVVLEGGNYKRDFVRNLRSQLESNLNRPVLKMD; encoded by the exons CCTTCATCAGGGACGAGCTCGACATGATGCAGGCCTTCCTGATGGCTGCGCACGGCGAGCAAGATGACGGCAAGGTGGTCGGGACCTGGGTGAAGCAGGTCCGCGACCTGGGCTACGATGTCGAGGACTGCCTCCAGGACCTGGCTGTCCGCCTCGAGAAGCCATCCTGGTGGCGTTTCCTCAGGACACTGCTCGACCGGCGCCATGTGGCTAAGCAGATGAAGGACCTGCGGGAGAAGGTCGAGGATGTCAGCCAGAGGAACTTGAGGTACCGCCTCATCAGGGGGCCCGCCGCTGCTGCTGACTCCAAGCAAGTCGCCACCACCGCCGAGCAAAACCTCGCAGGTAGCGCGACGATGTTCGGCATCGATGAGGCGAGGCGTGCCATGAAGCGGGACAGGCCGAGAGTGGACCTTGCCCAGCTTATCAATGGGGAGGGCAAGGACCTTAGAGTCATTGCCGTGTGGGGAACATGTGGTGTTCTTGGGCAGGCGTCCGTGATACGAAAGGTGTATGATGATGCAGACAAGTTTGAATGCCGTGCCTGGATCAAGCTTACACATCCTTTCGATCCGATCATGTTCATGCGAAACATCATGAGGCAGTTCTATGGATGTTCTTTTCCAGAACTGGCAACAACTGAGGGTCAAAGCTGTCAAGAAAGAGCAACCACTGTAGGCGCTCATGTTCTCAAAAAGATGCTGACAATAAAGCAAGAAGATTTGGTTGACGAGTTCAATGAGCATGTGAATAACAAGAGTTACCTGATTGTTCTTAACGACCTGTGTACCATAGAAGATTGGGACTGGATCAAAACTTACTTTCCCGTCAATGATAATGGAAACCGGATCATTGTGGCCACACAGCAAGTTGAAGTTGCAAGCTTGTGCGTAGGTAAAAAGTGCCAAGTCTCGGAGCTGAAGCAATTATCCGCTGATCAGACTCTCTATGTTTTCTACAACAAG GGCCCTCAAGGTGGAACATATTCAATGAAACCAGAGTCGAGCTCAAGCACATACTCCACTTGTAATAGCTCTATAGTGCCCAGCAGTGAGATACCAACTGGTGATCAGGCTACAGATGCTGCTGGTGGAAAGAATGCTATGCCAAGAAGGAGCCTCACTCGCATCATGTCGATGACGGCTGCTTTGGAGAAATCTCTGGTTGTTGGGAGGGAGGCAGAAAAATCTCACATCCTCGAACTAATTTCAGATGCATCAAGCAAAGAATTTCAGGTGATCTCAGTGTGGGGAATGGGTGGTCTTGGGAAAACTGCCCTAGTCACAGATATCTACCAAAGCCAAAAACTCGGTGGTGCATTTAAAAAGCGTGCTTGTGTCACGGTCATGAAACCTTTCAATCGCGAGGAACACCTTAGGAGATTAGTTATGCAACTAGACGTAGAAGCATCTGAAGAGTATGACACAATGCATTCATTGGGTAGTGCACAAAACAAATTGCCACGACCGGCTGAGGAGCTGAAGTATGAGCTGGAAAGGCTTCTGAAAGAAAAGAGGTGCTTGATTGTCTTTGATGACTTGTCATCTACCACCGAATGGGACTTGATAAGTGGAGACTTACCTCAGACAAAAAATGCAAGCCGGATCATAGTCACCACACGGGAAGTGAGTATTGCCAATTATTGTTCAAAGAAGAAACAAGAAAATGTATGCAGGCTCGAAAGTCTGAAAGAGAAGCATGCGCTTGACCTCTTCACAAAAAAG GTATTTAAGGAGAATGAAGATCTGCATCGGCACTATCCTGAGCTGGTTGAGCAAGCGGAACAAATCCTGAAGAAGTGCAACGGACTTCCTCTTGCAATAGTTGCCATTGGTGGCTTCTTGGCAAATCAACCAAAGACTACCATGGAGTGGAGAAAATTGAATGAGAATCTTAGTTCTGAGTTGGAGATGATTCCAGAGCTTGACACCATAAGAACAGTCCTTCTCAAAAGCTACAATGGTTTACCCTATCATCTCAAGGCTTGTTTCTTGTATCTGGCAATCTTTCCTGAAGACTACAAGATTAGTCTAAGACGTTTGGTCCGGCGGTGGATAGCAGAGGGTTACTCAAGAGAGGTACGCGGCAAGTCTGCGCATGAAGTAGCGGAGAGCTACTTCATGGACCTTATAAGCAGGAGCATGATCCTGCCATCCCAACTATCAAGTCACAGCAGAAAAGAGATTGACTCTTGCCAACTCCATGATATTATCCGTGACATCAGCATCTCAAAGTCAGCGGAGGAAAATCTTGTTTTCAGGTTGGAGGAGGGTTGCGGCTTAAACAACCAAGGCACAACACGTCACCTCTGTGTCAGCAGCAACTGGAAGGGAGACCGGAGTGAATTCGAGGGCATGGTGGACCTGTCTCGTGTCCGATCAATAACAATTTTTGGGAAGTGGAGGCCATTCTTCATTTCAGACAAGATGAGATTGCTGCGAGTGTTGGACTTGGAAGGTACATCAGGTCTAGTTGATCATCACCTCAAGCACATTGGGAAGCTTTTCCACTTGAGATACCTTTCACTGAGAGAATGTCATGGAATTTATCATCTGCCAAGTTCTTTGGGCAACCTGAGGCAACTCCAGACACTAGATGTCACGGGTACATACATAATCAAGCTGCCTAAGACCATCATCAAGCTCAGGAAGCTACAGCACCTTCGTGCCAGGGGAGTTGGGAACAACGATGATTGTCCAGAGTATCCAGAAGAGGTGCCGGACATAATGAGGAACAAGCTATGCATGTTGACATCCTCCTCGGTAGGATTTTGCGTGGCATGCTGTGCACCTCACCTTCTGAAAGAGTGCATGGGCATAGATGGGGACACCAACAGACGTGATGTCTGCACCGCATGCTGCTGTACCTATCTGCCTATGCAGGTGACACGCCGGAGCCGGCGTGGTGTCGCAGTGCCTAGAGGGATCCACAAGCTCAAAGCCCTTCACACACTGGGTATCGTTAACATCTCAAGGAGGAAGGCTGCTCTCCGAGAGGTAGCGAGGCTCACCGGGCTACGCAAGCTGGGAGTGACCGGAATCAATGATAGCAATGGTGGAGAGCTATGTTCAGCCCTTTCTAATCTCAGCTCCCTAGAAACATTGCTGGTGCAGTCTGAAGGGAAGCCCGGTTTATTTGGCTGCTTGGATGCCCTGTCTACTCCTCCGGAAAAGCTTGAGAGCCTCAAGCTGTACGGCAACCTGGTCAGACTGCCGGCATGGATCAATGGTGGGCTGCTAACAAATCTGGCCAAGCTGAAGCTGCGGAGCTCCAGGATATCAGACCATGATGCCACCATACAAGTCCTTGGGAGCCTACCAAACCTAGCCATCCTGCGTCTGCGGAAAGATTCGTTTGAGGGAGAAGAGGTCCATCTCCATTTTCGTTGGGGTGAATCGTTCCCAAGCCTAATGGTGCTGGAACTGAGTTCCCCAGGTAAGCTCAAATCTGTGGAGTTCCAAAAGGGAGCGACCCCTAAGCTTGAGCTGCTGCAGTATTACGATCAGCCTGATCACGATCAGGAGGATCTTGTCTCAAAAGAGAATGATGATCAGTTTGAAGAGGCTCCCAGCATTTGGTTGTTTTCTGGGCTAGCATATCTGGGAAGGCTCAAGAAAGTTGTGCTAGAGGGTGGCAACTATAAACGCGACTTCGTGCGGAACCTGCGATCCCAGCTTGAGTCAAATCTGAATCGACCTGTTCTCAAGATGGACTGA
- the LOC123088063 gene encoding pentatricopeptide repeat-containing protein At2g22410, mitochondrial: MRHHAPPARPPLPSVSPGAAPPPRPAWNTNRNLVVTHPLLALLESCASFPRFLQLHALLTVSGLAAGRFPASRLLAFCALSTPPRVGHAAAILARAPAPGPNAYMLATMMRAFLRARLPRRALALFRRVVRDALPADARTLVFALKAAAEHGPSSACGEGVPCVALKWGFVGRSVLVGNALVHFYADHGSLARARRVFDEMSERDVVSWTTMVDGYARRGMADDAWRVFCRMVVAGGQHPNEVTLVAALSAIGQMGLLALGRRVHRYVADGGVGGSVSLANALIDMFGKFGCVPSAREVFDGMAVKDVYSWTTMVNVYAKCGYLESAAQLFEDMPRRNAVSWSCMIAAYSQANQPEEAVRLFKKMIEENVEPINATLVSVLPACAQLGCLDLGRWIYDNYIVSGKAVLTVNLGNAFIDMYAKCGDLDAASRLFAEMGERNVVSWNSIVMAHAVHGQSEQVLHLFEQLKGTGIVPDEITFLGLLSACSHSGLVSEGKRYFKEMKMGYQIEPKAEHYACMIDLLGKSGLLEEALEVAKGMPMEAGEAGWGALLNACRVHGNVEIGEFAADKLVKLDPVDSGIYVLMCQIYASKSKWDQVKMLRMLMRDKGVKKNPGCSSIEVDGKFHEFLAADVSHVHSEVIYAALKNIYYHLKLEGYVPLT, from the coding sequence ATGCGCCACCACGCTCCGCCCGCGCGGCCTCCTCTCCCTTCCGTTAGCCCAGGGgcggcgccgccgccccggccggcgTGGAACACCAACCGCAACCTGGTGGTGACCCACCCGCTGCTCGCCCTCCTCGAGTCCTGCGCCTCCTTCCCGCGCTTCCTCCAGCTGCACGCGCTGCTCACCGTCTCCGGCCTCGCCGCGGGCCGCTTCCCGGCGTCCCGCCTGCTCGCCTTCTGCGCCCTCTCCACGCCGCCCCGCGTCGGCCACGCCGCCGCCATCCTCGCGCGCGCCCCCGCCCCCGGCCCCAACGCCTACATGCTCGCCACCATGATGCGCGCCTTCCTCCGCGCCCGCCTCCCGCGCCGCGCCCTCGCGCTCTTCCGCCGGGTCGTCCGCGACGCCCTCCCTGCCGACGCGCGCACGCTCGTCTTCGCGCTCAAGGCCGCCGCCGAGCACGGGCCCTCGTCCGCATGCGGGGAGGGCGTCCCCTGCGTCGCACTCAAGTGGGGGTTCGTTGGCCGGAGCGTGCTCGTCGGGAACGCGCTGGTGCACTTCTACGCGGACCACGGGTCGCTGGCGCGTGCGCGGagggtgttcgatgaaatgtccgagagGGACGTCGTTTCCTGGACGACCATGGTGGACGGGTACGCGCGGAGGGGGATGGCTGACGATGCGTGGCGCGTGTTTTGCAGGATGGTGGTGGCGGGGGGGCAGCACCCGAATGAGGTGACGCTGGTTGCGGCGCTGTCGGCGATCGGGCAGATGGGACTGCTAGCGCTGGGAAGGAGGGTGCATCGGTATGTTGCAGATGGTGGTGTTGGTGGAAGCGTTAGCTTGGCGAATGCGCTGATCGACATGTTTGGGAAATTCGGGTGCGTGCCCTCTGCCAGGGAGGTTTTCGACGGCATGGCAGTCAAGGATGTGTACTCCTGGACGACCATGGTTAACGTTTATGCAAAGTGCGGCTACTTGGAGAGTGCAGCCCAACTGTTTGAGGATATGCCTAGGAGGAACGCAGTTTCTTGGAGTTGCATGATCGCTGCTTACTCACAGGCAAATCAGCCTGAGGAAGCAGTGAGGTTGTTTAAAAAGATGATTGAAGAAAATGTTGAGCCGATTAATGCTACCCTTGTAAGCGTGCTTCCGGCCTGTGCTCAGTTGGGTTGCCTGGATCTTGGTAGGTGGATATATGATAACTACATTGTCAGTGGTAAGGCTGTACTTACCGTGAATTTAGGTAATGCATTCATTGATATGTATGCAAAATGTGGAGATTTGGATGCAGCATCAAGATTATTTGCTGAGATGGGAGAGAGAAATGTAGTGAGTTGGAATTCGATTGTCATGGCCCATGCTGTGCACGGTCAGTCTGAACAAGTCCTTCATCTCTTTGAGCAGTTGAAAGGAACAGGTATTGTGCCTGATGAGATCACATTCCTTGGGCTACTTTCTGCCTGCAGTCATAGTGGATTAGTTTCAGAAGGGAAGCGGTATTTTAAAGAAATGAAAATGGGCTATCAGATTGAACCTAAAGCAGAACACTATGCATGCATGATTGATCTTTTGGGGAAAAGTGGACTTCTTGAAGAGGCACTCGAAGTTGCAAAGGGTATGCCAATGGAAGCTGGTGAGGCCGGTTGGGGTGCTCTTTTGAATGCATGCAGAGTGCATGGCAATGTAGAGATTGGTGAATTTGCTGCAGATAAGCTAGTAAAACTCGATCCAGTGGACAGTGGAATCTATGTACTCATGTGCCAAATATATGCAAGTAAAAGTAAATGGGATCAGGTGAAGATGCTGAGGATGTTGATGAGAGATAAAGGGGTAAAGAAGAACCCTGGATGTAGTTCTATTGAGGTGGATGGAAAATTTCATGAGTTTTTGGCAGCAGATGTTTCACATGTTCATTCAGAAGTTATTTATGCAGCATTAAAGAACATTTATTACCATTTAAAATTGGAAGGTTATGTTCCTCTGACTTGA
- the LOC123084259 gene encoding uncharacterized protein, which produces MTKPIKPRFIFTRGSICPRALLNIPKKKINSSIHTDKPVLSPHPSSLFLPRTSRPKDLFRSAAASPTAAAAPCLSASHRRPFSPLPTPHPTPLVLAPIAAPGCPHRRIAFPPSPPLPQSLGPEEHTMEIRPMVALRAALVGGVAAFAKIAGAMKAAGGVKVGAAAAAMTAAATAAVSGKDAGNDNQKPGATK; this is translated from the exons ATGACAAAACCGATAAAACCCCGGTTTATTTTTACACGCGGAAGCATATGCCCACGAGCCCTTCTGAATATCCCGAAAAAGAAAATCAACTCTTCAATCCACACAGACAAGCCCGTCCTCTCCCCGCACCCTTCTTCCCTCTTCCTCCCGCGGACCTCCCGACCCAAAGATCTCttccgatccgccgccgcctcccctacagccgccgccgcgccgtgccTTAGCGCCAGCCACCGCCGACCCTTCAGCCCGCTCCCCACCCCTCACCCCACCCCCCTCGTACTCGCGCCCATCGCCGCCCCCGGTTGCCCTCATCGTCGCATCGCGttcccgccctctccgcccctgccgcAGTCTTTGGGTCCTGAG GAACACACCATGGAGATCAGGCCAATGGTAGCCCTGCGTGCTGCCCTAGTAGGCGGTGTAGCTGCATTCGCAAAGATCGCCGGGGCGATGAAAGCTGCAGGCGGCGTGAAGGTTGGTGCGGCAGCTGCAGCCATGACAGCCGCAGCGACGGCTGCCGTATCAGGAAAAGACGCGGGTAATGATAACCAAAAGCCGGGGGCAACAAAATGA